CGAGCAGGGGCGATTTCTCGCTTGAAGGTCTCTGAACCATCCAAGACAAAGGTATATTCCTGCTCCCCAATGGGGGGAGGATAGCTGAGGTGATACCGTACCCCGAAGGTATCTGCGGGTTCTATGTAGATGTATTTGCCCTGCGGTGATTCTTCCCCCACCTGATATCGGCGATCTATCACCAACTCCTCGTATCCGACCATCTGTTCCTCAATCCCTGCCTCCTCGATGATCCTGCAGAAATCCAAGGCAGAACCGTCCATGATGGGGATCTCCCCGTTGATCTTGATCAAGAGGTTGTTGATGCGGTAAGCGTGCAAGACCGCCATAAAATGCTCCACTGTCCTGATAATGGTCCTCCCTTTGGCCACCGAGGTGGCGAGCTCCGTGGATCGGACATAATCCAGATGTCCTGGCACGGCGAGGTCTTCAGAAAGATTGCAGAATAGGATACCGCTGCCCGGGGACAGCGGCAGCAGGATCATCCCTGTCTTCAGCCCGGAGTGGAGGCCGGTCCCGTAAAGAACCATACTCTGTTTGAGGGTGCGCTGGGGCTGAAGGCCTGGTTCCAAGAAGGTCTCGGGGGAGGTGGGCAGGGATTTAGTCAACTCAGCCGCCGGGGGGGTAAGGGAGGTGATCTCTTGCAGTCTTTTCTCATTGTCCCTCAGCAGCCTTTGCAGGCGTTTGCTTTCCACCCTCAATTGGCGGTGTTCCAAGGCCTTTTCCAAGGTGATCAGGAGGATATCCATGGAGAGGGGTTTCTCGATGAAGTCAAAGGCCCCCAGCTTCACCGCCTTTATAGCAGTGGAGATTGTCCCATGCCCAGAAATTATAACAACTGCACTGTCTGCATCTATCTCTTGTAGCCTCTTCAGAACCTCTATCCCATCCATATCGGGCATCCATATGTCTAGCAGGAGGGCATCGGGTGCCTCCGCTTGATAGATTTGCAGGGCCTCCCTCCCGTCCCGGGCAATAGTAGTCTCATACCCCTCATCTTGGAGGATGCCGACAATGGACCTTAAAATTACTTCCTCATCGTCCACCACCAAGATCTTCGCCTTCTCCATGGATACCTCCTCCTTCATGTGGTACCCAATCTTATAGCACAAAGGGCCTCTGTATGCAAAGAGAAAAGGGATTGAGACATCGATATGATATCCCAACCCCTCCTCCAGGAGATGGATTACCCCTTACTGTACCTCGATCTTGACCTCCTTTTCCTTGGCTCGCTCTGTCTTGGGGAGGGTTATCTTGAGGACACCATCTTTATAGTTGGCTTTGACCTTATCCTCTTGGACTTCCACGGGGAGGCGCACGGACCGAAAAAAGGAACCGTAATTCCTTTCTATCAGGTGATAGTTTTCATCCTTTTCCTCCCGCTGTTGTTTCTTCTCCCCCTTTATGGTCAAGATCCCACTAGCCAAAGAGATATCGATATCTTTTGGGTCTATCCCCGGGGCCTCTGCCTTAACCATAACCTTATCTTTGGTCTCAGATACGTCCAAGGATGGGGTCCACTCCCCCCCTTCCCACTCAATGGGCCTCTCACCGGATAACCTGTCCCAGAGGCGATCCATCTCTCTGCGCAAGACATCCAATTCCCTCAAAGGTCTCCATGGTATCAGAGTCATAATTATCCCTCCTTTGCTTTTAATTATCCTTCCATAGAAAAATTTAATCATCCTCAGACCATTTTCAAGCAAAGACCGTAAAGGGCCAAGGGGGTTGTCATTTCCCCCAGGTGGGATTAACATTGGAAAAAGGAAGGGGAGATGGCCAAGGCACCCAAAAAGTCAAAGATATCTTTACCAGAGGAGCTCGACGAGCTAAGGACCATGGAAAGGGCGAAGGGGGAAAAATTAGCCCCTTACGATCCCCTACGCCGTTACCTGCATGAGATCAGCAGCGCCCCCATCCTCAGCAAGAAAGAAGAGAGGGAATTGACCATCAGATATCGTGAGTTTGGGGATAAGGAGGCGGCCTTTAAAATGGTGGTCTCCAACTTAAGACTGGTGGTTAAGATCGCCCTGGAATATCATCACTACTGGACCACCAATCTCCTGGACCTCATCCAAGAGGGCAATGTGGGGCTGATGCAGGCGCTCAAGAGGTTTGACCCTTATCGCGGGGTCAGGTTTACCACCTACGCCTCCTTTTGGATCAGGGCCTATATCCTGAAGTTCATCATGGGCAACTGGCGGCTGGTGCGTATCGGTACCACCCAGGCCCAGCGAAAGCTCTTCTTCGACCTGAAGAAGGAGAAGGAGAGGTTAGAAAAGATGGGCTTCGACCCTGTCCCGAAACTGGTGGCCGAGAGCTTGAACGTGAAAGAGGATGAGGTGGTCTCCATGGACCAACGGATGGAGATGGCGGAGATCTCCCTCGATACACAGGTGGGCGAGGACTCCAAGGAGACCTTCGGAGATCTTTTACCTGCGGGAACCTCCCCCCAAGATGAACGCTTAGGGGAGGAGGAGCTTAGGAAGCTCTTTGCCCAGAAGTTGGGGGAGTTCCGCCTTTCGCTCAATGAAAGGGAACAGGAGATCTTCGAGAGGAGGATGATGGCCGAGAAGCCTCTGACCCTGCGGGAGATAGGTCAGAAGTACAATATCTCTCTGGAGAGGGTGCGGCAGATAGAAGGGGAGATACTGGAGAAGGCTAGGGAGTTCCTGCGGCGGGAGATGCCCGATTTCGATGCCCATAACGGGGACATTTGGGCCCTCTCCGACTGACCCCAGTATTTTCAGGAGTAAAGATGAAGATTCTAAGCCTCATGGAGGCTTGTCTTGTTGATCCGTGAGTCATTGGAGGAGGTGAAGAGGCAAATCCTCTCTCCTCATGCTCAACTGAGCAGTTAGACCAAGGGGAGGGCGAATGAGGAGGTAGAGATATGGTGGAAAAGGCCTTGGATAGGATAGCGGAGCAAATCATCACCTTGGATGAGGCCTCCTTGAGCCAGTTGAGGAAGAAGTACCTGGACAGGCTCTTTGACTTTGAGCCCACCAAGGAATGGGAGAAGGCGGTGATCATCTACTTCATCATCAACGGGGTGACCGCCAAGAACAACCTCTTCAACCGCCACATCCTGGAATTGCAAAAAGGGGAGAACAAGGGACCTGTAAAAGGGAGTCCAAAGGGGGAAAAGAGAGGAAAGCTAAAGGTCATCAAGTAAAATTAAGAAGGTTCAAGGATTCGAGGGTTCAAGTGCTTGTCTTTTTCAGAGGTTTCGATCAACGTTAAAGCTCACCGGCGGCGCGTAGCGCCGTCTGCTGCATGCTGTTGTTAGCTGGCTCCTCGTCATCACGGCGTCGTGCGCCTGCGCCGTCCTATCCTATCCGTGTGTGCGCCAAAACCTGAGGCATGTCGTCTCATTTGATCGCCACCACGCTAACTTGGCCCTCCTTGCGTAGCACGTTGATTCCCACGTCGTCATGGTGACGAACGAGCGAGAGGTCCAAGCTGGCCTCCCCCACAAGGAGCCCCTTGATCTGTACTTCTTGAAGGAACTCCGGTAGGCACGGATTGGAGAACACGACCTTCCTCTCCGACCCGCGCACCTCCATGCCGAGGCAGGCTTGAAGGAGAAGCAACACAGCCCCCGATGCCCAAGACTGCGGAGCGCACGAGACCGGATAAAGCGTTGGGCTCTCGCCCGGACGCCGGAGAAAGCCGCTGAAGAGCTCGGGCAACCGATGCAGGTCGAAAAAGAGGCTGGCATCGAAGAGTCCCGTGAGGATTTTTAGCGCTTCGACTTTGAGCCCGTATCGAGCCAACCCTGCCGCGATGATTGCATTGTCGTGTGGCCAGACCGACCCGTTGTGATAGGACATGGGGTTGTAGCACGACTCCGTGGCCGCCACGGTCCGAATCCCCCATCCGGAAAACGACGCCTTGCTTGTGAGCGCCCTGGCGAGTCGGCGTGCGTGTTTCTCGTTTGCGATCCCCGCGAAGAGGCAGTGTCCAGCATTGGAGGTGCGCACTCGACAGGGGCGCTTGCGTCCGTCCAGTGCCAGTGCGTACGTGGAAAGATCGTCGCACCAGAATACTTCCTCGAACCGGCGCCGCAGCGTCTCCGCCCCGTCGGCCAACTCCTTCGCCCGTGCGTCCAGTGCCATGGCTTCGGCCATCCGGGCCGCCGCAAGCTTTGCGGCATACACATAGCCTTGGACTTCACACAGCGCAATCGGCCCCTCGGCCAGGGCGCCGTCCTCGTGGAAGACCGAATCGTACGAGTCTTTCCAGCCCTGGTGGACGAGCCCGCGCTCGGAACGGGGGGCATACTCCACGAACCCGTCGCCATCGCAGTCGCCATACTGGTCGATCCACTGTAGAGCGCGCTCCACGTGGGGCCAGATGACCTGGGAGAAATCATGATCGGCGGTGCGCTCGAAGTACGCACCCGCCAGTAGGATGAAGAGCGGAGTCGCATCGATGCTTCCGTAGTAGCGGCTAAACGGGACCTCGCCCGTGGCGGCCATCTCCCCC
This is a stretch of genomic DNA from Deltaproteobacteria bacterium. It encodes these proteins:
- a CDS encoding Hsp20/alpha crystallin family protein; this translates as MTLIPWRPLRELDVLRREMDRLWDRLSGERPIEWEGGEWTPSLDVSETKDKVMVKAEAPGIDPKDIDISLASGILTIKGEKKQQREEKDENYHLIERNYGSFFRSVRLPVEVQEDKVKANYKDGVLKITLPKTERAKEKEVKIEVQ
- the lpxC gene encoding UDP-3-O-[3-hydroxymyristoyl] N-acetylglucosamine deacetylase, which gives rise to MEKAKILVVDDEEVILRSIVGILQDEGYETTIARDGREALQIYQAEAPDALLLDIWMPDMDGIEVLKRLQEIDADSAVVIISGHGTISTAIKAVKLGAFDFIEKPLSMDILLITLEKALEHRQLRVESKRLQRLLRDNEKRLQEITSLTPPAAELTKSLPTSPETFLEPGLQPQRTLKQSMVLYGTGLHSGLKTGMILLPLSPGSGILFCNLSEDLAVPGHLDYVRSTELATSVAKGRTIIRTVEHFMAVLHAYRINNLLIKINGEIPIMDGSALDFCRIIEEAGIEEQMVGYEELVIDRRYQVGEESPQGKYIYIEPADTFGVRYHLSYPPPIGEQEYTFVLDGSETFKREIAPARTFGFLKDAEKLSKMGLAGGGHLHNVILLDDKGVVNTKLRFPDEFVRHKILDLIGDFYLLNRPLKGMVTAHMTGHSENIAMLREIRKEMGI
- a CDS encoding amylo-alpha-1,6-glucosidase; amino-acid sequence: GEMAATGEVPFSRYYGSIDATPLFILLAGAYFERTADHDFSQVIWPHVERALQWIDQYGDCDGDGFVEYAPRSERGLVHQGWKDSYDSVFHEDGALAEGPIALCEVQGYVYAAKLAAARMAEAMALDARAKELADGAETLRRRFEEVFWCDDLSTYALALDGRKRPCRVRTSNAGHCLFAGIANEKHARRLARALTSKASFSGWGIRTVAATESCYNPMSYHNGSVWPHDNAIIAAGLARYGLKVEALKILTGLFDASLFFDLHRLPELFSGFLRRPGESPTLYPVSCAPQSWASGAVLLLLQACLGMEVRGSERKVVFSNPCLPEFLQEVQIKGLLVGEASLDLSLVRHHDDVGINVLRKEGQVSVVAIK
- a CDS encoding RNA polymerase factor sigma-32, producing the protein MAKAPKKSKISLPEELDELRTMERAKGEKLAPYDPLRRYLHEISSAPILSKKEERELTIRYREFGDKEAAFKMVVSNLRLVVKIALEYHHYWTTNLLDLIQEGNVGLMQALKRFDPYRGVRFTTYASFWIRAYILKFIMGNWRLVRIGTTQAQRKLFFDLKKEKERLEKMGFDPVPKLVAESLNVKEDEVVSMDQRMEMAEISLDTQVGEDSKETFGDLLPAGTSPQDERLGEEELRKLFAQKLGEFRLSLNEREQEIFERRMMAEKPLTLREIGQKYNISLERVRQIEGEILEKAREFLRREMPDFDAHNGDIWALSD